The following coding sequences are from one Triticum dicoccoides isolate Atlit2015 ecotype Zavitan chromosome 4A, WEW_v2.0, whole genome shotgun sequence window:
- the LOC119288738 gene encoding glycine-rich RNA-binding protein GRP2A-like — protein MSAPWWDSDDDRSGVEYRAYVGNLPWGTDESSLKDFFSDYRPLDGDIVTDRETGRSRGFGFVWFDDNESLSNAIQGMDGQELGGRTNTVDRANQRPRRWRR, from the exons ATGTCGGCGCCGTGGTGGGATTCCGACGACGACCGCTCTGGGGTTGAGTACCGCGCCTACGTTGGCAACCTCCCCTGGGGCACCGATGAGAGCTCGCTCAAGGACTTCTTCTCCGACTACCGCCCgctt gacggcgac ATCGTCACCGACCGGGAGACGGGCAGATCCCGCGGCTTCGGCTTCGTCTGGTTCGACGACAATGAGTCGCTGAGCAACGCCATCCAGGGCATGGACGGCCAGGAGCTCGGCGGCCGCACCAACACCGTCGACAGGGCCAATCAACGCCCCCGCCGCTGGAGGAGATGA